From a single Sediminibacterium sp. KACHI17 genomic region:
- a CDS encoding YqaE/Pmp3 family membrane protein: MKKISLSLMAVSIVLSANSSITEPTEVISGKKEVTTQQAPVMNDVVVEDAIREFKSLSRTERKARIKEVKKIAREYKAAKKAGSDVQTNTVLLAILAVLLPPLAVGLHQGELNGKFWLSVLLTLLFWLPGVIYALIVVLG; the protein is encoded by the coding sequence ATGAAAAAGATCAGTTTGAGTTTAATGGCTGTGAGCATCGTGTTATCTGCCAATAGCAGTATCACAGAGCCTACCGAAGTCATATCCGGTAAAAAAGAAGTCACAACACAACAAGCTCCTGTAATGAATGATGTAGTGGTGGAAGATGCTATTCGTGAATTCAAGAGCTTAAGCAGGACTGAACGAAAAGCGAGGATCAAAGAAGTAAAAAAGATCGCAAGAGAATATAAAGCTGCAAAAAAAGCAGGAAGTGATGTACAAACCAATACAGTATTGCTGGCTATTCTTGCCGTGTTGTTGCCACCTTTAGCTGTTGGACTTCATCAAGGAGAACTGAATGGTAAATTCTGGTTAAGCGTATTGCTTACTTTGCTATTCTGGTTACCGGGTGTTATTTATGCGTTGATCGTTGTATTAGGCTGA